DNA from Tripterygium wilfordii isolate XIE 37 chromosome 4, ASM1340144v1, whole genome shotgun sequence:
AGTTATTTGTCATGCCTCCGACGGGGAGGTTGCTGCTGGCGATGCTTTTGACGTCGTAGCGACTCATGTCGAAGTTGGTCACTGCGTTTAGTCCTCTGAATTTGATTGCTGCAATGTCGTAGGCCTCTGCCGCTTCCTCTTGGGTGCCTGTTCAATACTGAATGCTTTAGTTTCTGCATATCTAGTCAATTTGAACAGAAATTCAAATGAAATGAGATTAGACTTACTGAATGTGCCAAGATAAAGGTCTTTGTTTCCTGCTACTCTTCCTATTCTTGCCTGCCATCGACCGTGTTGATGGTGCCTgaaattattaataataataataataatccacATTTTCAGTAGAAGAGATCTAAGATATAGAGTTTTCTCTAATGCGGACTTAAAGTAAGGATTTAATACGGATTAGAGAATTTTGGTTGTTTTCGTAAACAAGTGGGACACAAAATAGTGAACCCTTTTCATTTCACGTTTCAAcactctaaaaaaaaaatggtcggTAATTTAAATTCTAAAATCGAAGGAAGTACtacaaagcttttttttttcattaaaattgACAAACCTTGTCACTCCTCTGTAGATTGAGGCTCCTCTTGAAAATCCACTGCTTTTCCTGGAACATCAAATAAATGAaagtaattaataataatatactttctaataaaaaataattgaattgagacaaatgtatgtatacttATAAATaattagtaaatttttttaaccttcttagagAAGCAACAAACTCCTGCCTAGTCATGTGCTTCATCTCTTTCAGTTCCTTCTCATAGTTAGAGATCTTTGGACAAAATAAGGCAAAATAACAAGATTAATCTAAAGATTAAAAGGAATAATGGAAttaataaaaaagagagaatgtaGAATTTACTGGAAAATTAGTAGTGGTGGTGGTACCCCAGTACTTGAGAGCTGCAAGATCATAAGCTCTTGCAGCTTTTTCTTCCTGATCATACCCACCTATATATACAATTATAAAcaaatcaacatatatatatatatataataattatattaagaATCTCAAATTGATGATTGATAATCATTCATCATATTCATGCAAATGAAGAATCCAAACTTGTGCATAACATTATTGAGAATAATCAAGacgatccttttttttttaaaaaaataaaggttATGGATATTCAAACTCACCCAAATAGACTGAAACGCATAATGATCAGCATTTGAGCATCCATGGTATTGCAGCAATCATTGGTCAAGTACATCAACATAAAAGAATCGACACAAAAGCAGATCATCAGAATATTTCATTTGAAAGCTTTAATATTTTAGTAGCGACAATGTTACGTATCCCTAACAACTAGGTCCATAATCgtccataacatgtaattagacaacgtaataatgaAAGTTAATAATAATGAAAGTTAATGTAGTTAGATAATGTAATAACGAAATGTACTTAGATAATGTAATACTGTTATGAACGGttatgaaagaaattgttagggatatataTAATTTGGATACCGGaaactttatcatttttgaaaataaattaagttattaattaattttcggCAGTGGTCAGTCAGTACCATACCACCACAGCCCTTGTATACCTCTCAGAATACAAGATCTCCTGCTAGAACCAGTGGagaagatattttttttaaaaaaataaataaattaagtacCCTGTCTTCCTTTTCTGGTCTGGCCTTGTCTTCTGCAGCTGTTATCCCACAAATGTGCTTCGTATCTACCCGTCCATCTATGCCTATCAATTAATtaaccaacaaaataaaaatactaattgtcattttttgggtgacgtcatatatatatatatatatgtatgtatgtatgtatgtatgtatgtatgtatagtgtCATGAAATATGAATGATCTTTAACCTGGTGACGCCTCGGTAGATGGAAGTGCGTTGCCCATATGTATCCACAGCTTTCTTGGGTGCAGTCTCCGGTATTCCTTGTTTTCCGGCACCGTTTTGGTCAGCAGAGACGTTGCGGAGAAAGCCAGCAGCTATAGTCTTGAGGTCTGACTCGTAAATATTATCACCAACTCCATGCGGTGCCGTTTCAGTTGGGACTCCCAGAAAGAAGTTGTCGACTTTTGGGACACCGGTGAATATGGACAGCTCAGTTGCACCCTGAATCGCGGTTGTCgttgtggtggtggaggtggtggtgaagGCTTCAAAAAGGCAAAGgttggaggaagaagaaagtgagGAGATGTCAAGCACGGGTTTGGAGTTGGTGTTGCTGGAAAGAGAGAAGCCAAGCCAGGAAGAATCCATATTTATTCCTCACTTTGGAAATATCAA
Protein-coding regions in this window:
- the LOC119997561 gene encoding AP2-like ethylene-responsive transcription factor AIL5, translated to MDSSWLGFSLSSNTNSKPVLDISSLSSSSNLCLFEAFTTTSTTTTTTAIQGATELSIFTGVPKVDNFFLGVPTETAPHGVGDNIYESDLKTIAAGFLRNVSADQNGAGKQGIPETAPKKAVDTYGQRTSIYRGVTRHRWTGRYEAHLWDNSCRRQGQTRKGRQVYLGGYDQEEKAARAYDLAALKYWGTTTTTNFPISNYEKELKEMKHMTRQEFVASLRRKSSGFSRGASIYRGVTRHHQHGRWQARIGRVAGNKDLYLGTFSTQEEAAEAYDIAAIKFRGLNAVTNFDMSRYDVKSIASSNLPVGGMTNNSSSDDSVPADGHIKSKNISDGPDLSSASLPLVSFAMPVKQDLSDYYWSNILRYQNKNPISSAQVSTWSWLEAATTTMLG